One stretch of Candidatus Latescibacter sp. DNA includes these proteins:
- a CDS encoding AAA family ATPase, with product MITRIKIKGYKSLIDMDIQLQPFSVLVGPNEAGKSNFLDALQLLSRITSVRTLKQAFEPPNRGNPLESFSFGQEGIKGLLKKDRVALSFEADIKLSDTLIDSIHQQIRIMKSPAKNDENELNHADSKKIETYLRYRIEIEILPQSGFLRLTDEYLAPLKHNGEIKTSRNPFIEKVGDCIHVRMESQAHPTYYPLHLDHSILSLPFFTPHYPHIAALQKEFLSWHFHFFEPRARMRASSPVKEVRYIGYMGEELASFLNTLKVSNPGQFHALEKALNLIVPSITGIEVSVNDHGEVELHVSEGQKPIPLGIVSEGTLRVLGLLAMWGVKEPPSLVGIEEPENGINPRRIKLIAELLKNKTSTGKTQLIAATHSPILTDLIPDENLYICRKREGKTLLEHFSAWGSLSRKTVYEKALDEEEGIDASGGRIMQDDAE from the coding sequence ATGATTACCAGAATCAAGATAAAAGGTTATAAGTCCTTGATTGATATGGATATACAACTCCAACCCTTTTCTGTTCTCGTGGGTCCGAATGAAGCAGGCAAAAGCAACTTTTTAGATGCTCTCCAGCTTTTGTCGAGGATTACATCCGTTCGAACTCTGAAACAGGCATTTGAGCCTCCTAACCGTGGTAATCCGCTTGAATCATTTTCCTTTGGACAGGAAGGAATCAAGGGGCTCTTAAAAAAAGACAGGGTGGCTTTATCATTTGAAGCTGATATAAAGCTGTCAGATACTCTTATTGATTCTATTCATCAACAAATCCGGATAATGAAATCTCCCGCAAAGAACGATGAAAATGAGCTTAACCATGCAGATTCTAAAAAAATAGAAACATATTTACGATATAGAATTGAGATTGAAATCCTTCCTCAATCCGGTTTCTTGCGATTAACAGATGAATATCTCGCTCCACTGAAACACAACGGCGAGATAAAAACCAGTCGAAATCCCTTCATTGAAAAAGTAGGTGACTGCATCCATGTTCGTATGGAGAGTCAGGCGCATCCAACCTATTATCCTCTTCACCTTGACCACAGCATCCTGTCCCTGCCCTTTTTTACTCCTCATTATCCTCATATCGCCGCTTTGCAGAAAGAATTCCTGAGCTGGCATTTTCATTTTTTCGAACCACGCGCGCGTATGCGCGCTTCAAGTCCGGTGAAAGAGGTACGTTATATTGGATACATGGGAGAAGAGCTTGCTTCCTTTCTAAACACGCTGAAGGTATCTAATCCCGGTCAGTTTCATGCACTCGAAAAAGCATTGAACCTTATCGTTCCTTCTATTACCGGGATCGAAGTTTCAGTAAACGACCACGGAGAAGTCGAATTACATGTATCCGAAGGGCAGAAACCGATTCCATTGGGTATCGTTTCCGAAGGTACTCTGCGCGTCCTGGGATTACTGGCCATGTGGGGGGTGAAAGAGCCTCCGTCTTTGGTCGGTATTGAGGAGCCTGAAAACGGAATTAACCCGCGCAGAATAAAACTGATTGCCGAGCTCTTGAAAAACAAGACTTCCACGGGAAAAACCCAGCTTATCGCCGCCACGCATTCTCCCATCCTGACCGATCTTATACCCGATGAAAATCTGTATATTTGCCGTAAACGGGAAGGGAAAACGCTCCTTGAACATTTTTCAGCCTGGGGATCATTATCCAGAAAGACTGTTTATGAAAAGGCGCTTGATGAGGAAGAGGGTATTGACGCTTCCGGTGGGCGTATCATGCAGGATGACGCGGAATAG
- the sprA gene encoding cell surface protein SprA, which produces MAGCLVLLGILLIPAAAEDYTNDSWIQKKSDKYLSGESYTVPAGDDLLYLLKKNASDSLDVRDITIGVRPKVKIPPTASVVKDSIDSQNSRAVRQTLIPGLKVEKYYFIPFSEYARKNLEESLFATWRNNAQRMAGWSAEKKGGGLTDLDFSLPVGKRFEQLLGGKTRLDINGSQTISFSGRSEYDKGQISTSVSKNSTFPSLAMKQEPQFSIRGMVGDHIEIDIKQDPQAQGFSFGKGLEDNIHIRYKGDENAIIQNIEAGNTSLNLEGATFAGYQGSHKGLFGIRSEGRFGPVKFTAIASQETSEANTKTFRGSAEEAKTQIRDYNYKSNTYFFLDHRYKNVFAENRTSLDMIYYNPADSLVKIEVYEDDGIQSNDTREGTIALPGIARPMNMDKTIPVKSEGITGFFHRLDPASDYAIDRRLGFIVFRDRVQDTSTIGVYMETKSGVKFGSLDYKPDVQGSKMELKLIKSKSQRPTDTDTWDLEWKNVYDLGQRNIDPEGLEIRIFREGSNGPPKDTQNGVPYIQILGLDKNDEQGNPKPDNKVDLNRSVVDTYRGEIIFPLLHPFDSEPPAGVTVELDPKIPQIYNTQNQQEKIEASKYYIEVKTANRLQSYKIGSGGLGGIAEGSERVTVNGKPLTKGTDYTINYQTGELTFTNKEALGPNANIQATYEEVNAMQSMQKSLFGVRGEYEFLGNSRIGGVLLYNNESTPDQRVKLGQEPSRTILFDTDTILNFEPKFLTRMIDMIPGIMTNQKSTVRLEGELARSIPNMNTKGVVYVDDFEGSQNTPLGIIRTNWTTSSIPDPKTTRGAALQRGKLWWYNPWDRVDSRLIWPKKETASGENTVYVLNLDYAKKPGVSDDQSFGGVMNAFYGTGLDMSHSRFLEVWARGNKGDLKIDLGATTEDFFPLDNPNGLLDTEDRPIPGMGHGDGILTTEEDTGLDGVSDKDEPGYSAGNTDPGKDNWSYKDKNDYSHINGAEGNRFDSDRAGVPDTEDMNNNGVLDTKNAYYEYTISLGNAYDPYLVQDSVPKGNPGGWRLFRIPLWNNPQAAVGGTEPPDSTRIEFSRLWVTNTDSTVIQIASMEIVESNWLESGIFDSNNKNISLTVSDRIRITRVNTDENLDYNPPPGVSREIDRTTKVRRMEQSLVIEYQQLSPQNSAFIYRNFEKMDFTDYTALKMFVHGADDFPDPSVKTSDMELVLRFGADKDNYYEYRAPLFRGWAQENFVEADFARCTAVKLKADSTMIVNGKVYTFHGSPSLPNIKVISIGIRNKRETGSMTGRVWVDELRMDNLRPMTGTAARLSLNTDLAGFANVAAKIMHRSSDFHDMNAKKGSGSDNTDWDSSLAVNLDRFAPARWRLNLPVTANISNSQQSPRLQPGSDVILDYEQKLGYLSTASTKALHFTYGKGKDTSRKGGIKSTLINWGFEKMNVNLDWGERVSDNPMSGSIFDARKQAKITYNIDPTAKSFKPFAWMKNWNSETGKKLSALDFFYSPNQLVYDFVYDDGNKIQTNLDNVSDTTKVRTIKESYTFGYSPLTALKYDFRRNLSHDIYLKKETDFIETNNITLTGPKFTYLTNNYTYTSSYTEKNNPRYSLSSQMGGMQVDFRKSFSVNTSLAWEKMFEDFSGKAGPPKAGSLDQMTTPKLNIQDMKTPGITKPDTTKVEKKTKKEEAPQLPRGPSLRTMVFMAISKSLNPLSFTYRRDNQLNYWGVSERPGFMTRFGQGAISSSDSSTISARQNTSGGTEDYSMDTIIRLPMEMEVSATMKKTTRQQLSASANTRSDQSTFPDMDFQWNSLEKRIPLLKRYARNVNVKSGYTITRQTDWLNEGSTPNSDRLEHSFSPLFNVNAIFFGELQGSFSLARSSETSHALSGETTTTSIYDKNDMTASFTYRLSPTGGIFSKLGLKSNVDLSLNLTKSGTQRQRSVEKNTMAVTEKNDSWAISPKADYRFSDKFTGGATMDFRNTKDLTNRVHIIREVSIWGKLVF; this is translated from the coding sequence TTGGCCGGTTGCCTTGTTCTCCTGGGTATCCTCCTGATTCCTGCCGCCGCCGAAGATTATACGAACGATTCCTGGATCCAGAAGAAATCGGATAAATATCTGTCCGGTGAAAGCTACACCGTGCCTGCGGGCGACGATCTCTTATATCTTCTGAAAAAAAACGCTTCTGATTCTCTGGATGTTCGGGACATCACAATCGGTGTTCGTCCCAAAGTAAAGATTCCTCCCACCGCCAGCGTTGTGAAAGACAGCATCGACTCCCAGAATTCACGCGCTGTGCGCCAGACCCTCATCCCGGGGCTGAAAGTTGAAAAATATTATTTCATTCCTTTCAGCGAATATGCCAGAAAAAATCTCGAAGAAAGCCTTTTCGCCACATGGCGTAACAACGCCCAGCGTATGGCTGGTTGGAGCGCAGAAAAGAAGGGAGGCGGATTGACAGATCTTGATTTCAGTCTGCCGGTGGGGAAGCGCTTTGAACAGTTGCTCGGTGGGAAAACCCGCCTCGACATCAACGGTTCGCAGACCATATCCTTTTCGGGGAGAAGCGAGTACGATAAAGGGCAGATTTCCACCTCGGTTTCCAAAAATTCTACCTTCCCCTCGCTCGCCATGAAACAGGAGCCGCAGTTTTCCATACGGGGCATGGTGGGAGATCACATCGAGATAGATATCAAGCAGGACCCGCAGGCGCAGGGGTTTTCTTTCGGGAAGGGACTCGAAGATAATATCCATATCCGATATAAAGGCGACGAGAACGCTATAATACAGAACATTGAAGCCGGCAATACCTCGCTCAACCTGGAAGGGGCCACATTCGCCGGCTACCAGGGCAGCCACAAGGGCTTATTCGGAATACGGTCGGAAGGAAGGTTCGGCCCGGTCAAGTTCACCGCCATCGCTTCCCAGGAAACGAGCGAAGCGAACACCAAGACATTCCGCGGCTCAGCGGAAGAAGCCAAGACCCAGATCCGGGATTACAACTACAAATCCAACACCTATTTCTTTTTGGATCACCGGTACAAAAACGTCTTCGCGGAAAATCGGACTTCTCTGGACATGATCTATTACAATCCTGCCGATTCACTAGTGAAGATCGAGGTCTACGAGGATGACGGCATCCAGTCGAACGATACCAGGGAAGGTACCATCGCCCTTCCGGGCATTGCCCGACCCATGAACATGGATAAAACCATTCCGGTTAAAAGCGAGGGAATCACCGGTTTCTTCCACCGCCTTGATCCTGCAAGTGATTACGCGATCGACCGCAGGCTGGGGTTCATCGTTTTCCGTGACAGGGTGCAGGATACTTCGACTATAGGCGTGTACATGGAAACCAAGAGCGGGGTAAAATTCGGCAGTCTTGACTATAAACCCGATGTTCAAGGCTCTAAAATGGAGCTTAAGCTCATTAAATCAAAGAGCCAGCGTCCGACCGATACAGACACCTGGGACCTGGAATGGAAAAACGTCTATGATCTCGGGCAGAGGAATATCGACCCGGAAGGCCTCGAGATCCGCATTTTCAGGGAAGGATCGAACGGTCCGCCCAAAGATACCCAGAACGGCGTTCCCTATATCCAGATTCTGGGATTGGACAAGAATGACGAACAGGGAAATCCCAAGCCGGATAACAAAGTGGATCTGAACCGCTCGGTGGTGGACACCTACCGGGGGGAGATCATTTTTCCGCTCCTGCATCCGTTCGACTCTGAACCGCCGGCCGGGGTGACAGTGGAGCTGGACCCGAAAATTCCCCAGATATACAATACCCAGAATCAGCAGGAGAAGATCGAGGCATCCAAATACTACATCGAGGTCAAAACCGCTAACCGTCTGCAGAGCTACAAAATCGGGAGCGGCGGCCTGGGCGGTATCGCCGAGGGCAGCGAGCGCGTTACTGTGAACGGAAAACCGCTGACCAAGGGCACAGACTACACCATCAACTACCAGACCGGCGAGCTAACCTTTACCAACAAGGAGGCGCTGGGGCCCAACGCCAACATCCAGGCTACCTATGAGGAAGTGAATGCCATGCAGTCGATGCAGAAATCTCTCTTCGGTGTCAGGGGCGAGTACGAATTTCTGGGTAATTCACGGATCGGAGGAGTTCTCCTCTATAATAATGAATCCACCCCGGATCAAAGGGTGAAACTCGGTCAGGAGCCTTCCCGCACCATTTTGTTCGACACCGATACCATTCTTAATTTCGAGCCGAAATTCCTCACCAGGATGATCGATATGATACCGGGAATCATGACTAATCAGAAATCCACGGTACGCCTCGAGGGTGAGTTGGCCCGGAGCATTCCCAACATGAACACCAAGGGGGTAGTGTACGTTGACGATTTCGAAGGCTCCCAGAACACTCCGCTGGGAATCATCCGCACCAATTGGACTACCTCTTCGATTCCGGACCCAAAAACCACCCGGGGTGCCGCCCTTCAGCGGGGAAAACTGTGGTGGTACAATCCCTGGGACAGGGTGGATTCGCGGTTGATCTGGCCCAAAAAGGAAACCGCTTCCGGCGAGAACACCGTGTACGTGCTGAATCTTGATTATGCCAAGAAACCGGGTGTTTCCGATGATCAATCCTTCGGAGGGGTGATGAACGCTTTCTATGGCACCGGACTTGATATGTCCCACTCCCGGTTCCTGGAGGTCTGGGCAAGAGGAAATAAAGGCGACCTGAAAATCGATCTCGGCGCCACAACAGAGGATTTCTTCCCCCTGGACAATCCAAACGGCCTTCTTGACACCGAGGACCGGCCCATTCCGGGAATGGGCCATGGCGACGGGATACTGACTACTGAAGAGGATACCGGCCTGGACGGGGTTTCCGATAAGGATGAACCCGGTTACAGCGCCGGGAACACCGATCCCGGCAAAGACAACTGGAGCTACAAGGACAAGAATGATTATTCCCATATCAACGGCGCTGAAGGCAATCGATTCGACTCGGACCGCGCCGGTGTTCCCGATACGGAGGATATGAACAATAACGGAGTTCTCGACACCAAAAACGCGTATTATGAGTACACCATCTCCCTCGGTAATGCCTATGACCCCTATCTGGTGCAGGATTCGGTTCCGAAGGGTAATCCGGGCGGCTGGCGCCTTTTCCGGATCCCCCTCTGGAATAATCCCCAGGCGGCGGTTGGCGGAACAGAACCTCCGGATTCCACCCGTATAGAATTTTCACGGCTTTGGGTGACCAACACCGACTCCACGGTAATACAGATTGCCAGCATGGAAATTGTGGAGTCTAACTGGCTGGAATCCGGAATATTTGACAGCAATAATAAGAATATCTCTCTTACAGTGAGTGATCGGATCCGTATCACCCGGGTGAATACCGATGAAAACCTGGATTACAATCCCCCGCCCGGAGTGTCGAGAGAGATCGACCGGACAACCAAAGTCCGCCGTATGGAACAATCCCTGGTAATCGAGTATCAACAGCTTTCACCGCAGAACTCCGCGTTCATATACCGTAATTTCGAAAAGATGGATTTCACCGACTACACCGCGCTCAAGATGTTTGTCCACGGGGCGGATGATTTCCCGGATCCATCGGTGAAAACGAGTGATATGGAGCTTGTTCTAAGATTCGGGGCGGACAAGGATAATTACTATGAGTACCGCGCCCCTCTCTTCAGAGGATGGGCGCAGGAAAATTTCGTGGAAGCTGATTTCGCCCGATGCACCGCGGTAAAATTGAAAGCCGATTCCACGATGATAGTGAATGGAAAGGTGTATACATTCCATGGCTCGCCTTCTCTCCCCAACATCAAAGTCATATCCATCGGCATTCGGAATAAAAGAGAGACCGGAAGTATGACCGGACGGGTATGGGTGGACGAGCTCCGTATGGATAACCTTCGGCCAATGACCGGAACCGCCGCACGGCTCAGTTTGAATACAGATCTGGCAGGATTCGCAAATGTTGCCGCCAAGATTATGCACCGCTCATCGGATTTCCACGACATGAATGCCAAAAAAGGCTCCGGAAGTGACAATACCGACTGGGATTCCTCTCTAGCAGTAAACCTGGACAGGTTCGCTCCGGCTCGCTGGAGGCTGAATCTGCCGGTTACCGCAAACATTTCCAATTCCCAGCAAAGTCCTCGACTCCAGCCCGGGTCGGATGTCATTCTTGATTATGAACAGAAGCTTGGTTATCTCTCCACTGCCTCCACCAAAGCGCTTCATTTCACCTACGGCAAGGGAAAGGATACCTCTCGGAAAGGCGGGATCAAATCAACGCTCATCAACTGGGGATTCGAAAAGATGAACGTCAACCTGGACTGGGGCGAGCGTGTTTCCGATAATCCGATGTCCGGCAGCATATTCGATGCCAGAAAACAGGCAAAAATAACCTATAATATCGATCCCACCGCAAAAAGTTTCAAACCCTTCGCCTGGATGAAAAACTGGAATTCGGAAACAGGGAAAAAGCTGTCCGCTCTGGATTTCTTCTATAGTCCCAACCAGTTGGTATATGATTTTGTTTATGATGATGGGAACAAGATACAGACCAACCTGGACAATGTATCCGATACCACCAAGGTCAGGACGATCAAAGAATCTTACACCTTCGGGTACAGCCCTCTCACTGCACTCAAGTATGATTTCCGCCGTAACCTGTCGCATGACATTTATCTGAAAAAGGAAACTGATTTTATCGAAACAAATAATATCACCTTGACCGGGCCGAAATTCACGTATCTTACCAACAATTACACCTATACTTCCTCCTATACCGAGAAGAATAATCCACGGTACAGCCTGTCCAGCCAGATGGGAGGGATGCAGGTTGATTTCCGGAAGTCCTTTTCCGTGAATACCAGCCTGGCCTGGGAGAAAATGTTTGAGGATTTCAGCGGCAAGGCGGGACCGCCAAAGGCGGGATCACTGGATCAGATGACCACACCGAAACTGAATATTCAGGACATGAAGACACCTGGCATTACAAAACCTGACACCACAAAAGTAGAAAAAAAAACCAAGAAGGAGGAAGCTCCCCAGCTTCCCAGGGGCCCGAGCCTTCGAACCATGGTCTTCATGGCCATATCCAAATCGCTCAATCCCCTGTCATTCACCTACCGCAGGGATAACCAGCTCAATTACTGGGGAGTGTCCGAAAGGCCGGGTTTCATGACCCGGTTCGGGCAGGGAGCAATCTCGTCTTCTGATTCGAGCACGATTTCCGCGAGGCAGAATACATCGGGAGGCACCGAAGATTATTCCATGGATACGATAATCAGGCTGCCGATGGAAATGGAGGTATCGGCAACAATGAAAAAGACTACCCGGCAGCAGTTGTCTGCTTCAGCCAACACCAGATCGGATCAATCAACGTTTCCGGATATGGATTTTCAATGGAATTCCCTGGAAAAGAGAATCCCGCTCCTGAAACGGTATGCCCGAAATGTAAATGTAAAATCCGGCTATACGATAACCAGGCAAACCGATTGGCTGAATGAAGGCTCCACACCGAATTCCGATCGTCTCGAGCACAGTTTTTCTCCTCTGTTTAATGTGAATGCCATATTCTTCGGAGAACTGCAGGGCAGTTTTTCCCTGGCCAGATCCTCGGAAACAAGCCATGCCCTTTCCGGAGAAACGACAACTACATCCATATATGATAAAAACGATATGACCGCCTCATTTACCTACCGTTTGTCGCCAACCGGCGGAATTTTCAGCAAACTGGGGCTTAAAAGCAATGTCGATCTATCGCTGAATCTCACCAAATCGGGGACCCAGCGGCAGCGAAGCGTCGAGAAGAACACCATGGCAGTGACCGAGAAGAACGATTCGTGGGCCATTTCACCCAAAGCCGATTACCGGTTCAGCGACAAGTTTACAGGCGGAGCGACCATGGATTTTCGGAATACCAAAGACCTTACCAACCGGGTTCACATAATCAGAGAGGTGTCCATATGGGGAAAGCTGGTATTTTAG